The following are encoded in a window of Corynebacterium marinum DSM 44953 genomic DNA:
- a CDS encoding GTPase family protein: MFGRKASLTQRLAALDEAAALGGDHLSPAEHAALARVADAADERRRLSGEHTVVGFFGATGSGKTSLFNAVVGEDLGKTAARRPTTSSPLAAVWDPAGSEELLDWLEVEDRRIRPGEFAPGAGPLILLDLPDFDSVEPVHREIATRLAGQVDVLVWVTDPEKYADSIIHDHFIRPHASHSAVTLAVLNKSDRLSDADRKAVSRSLEQLLKDDGLKKVSVIPTSAKTGYGIGDLRSAIARIAAAHSAQTARIEADIATVTAPWAGQKPLKAVPDSAKEWMDGLLADAAGSDRLADITAAAYRKRLGQKTGWLLTSWMLRLRPDPLKRLGLREEADDTGVHRSSIPALDASGRAVANRGVRGYAADVSEGLPDRWTSAVVDRTETIIDSLPEELDRAAARTELPAQPSRAWGLFTVVQWLALLTALVGVIWFLLAAFVPGVLHPLLDEVIPTVEGWPVPTLLILGGLLTGIVLGMFTAVNGLAIGSTVKWRTRRALRREVAEISEEKVAAPLLEIREQYSQFLDAIRVAAGK; the protein is encoded by the coding sequence ATGTTCGGTAGAAAAGCATCGCTGACGCAGCGCCTCGCCGCGCTGGACGAGGCCGCGGCCCTGGGCGGGGACCACCTCTCCCCCGCCGAGCACGCCGCCCTGGCCCGGGTGGCCGACGCCGCCGACGAGCGGCGCCGGCTCTCCGGCGAGCACACCGTGGTCGGTTTCTTCGGGGCCACCGGTTCCGGCAAGACCTCCCTGTTCAACGCCGTCGTCGGCGAGGACCTGGGCAAGACGGCCGCCCGCCGGCCCACCACCTCATCCCCCCTCGCCGCGGTGTGGGATCCGGCTGGTTCGGAGGAGCTGCTCGACTGGCTCGAGGTGGAAGACCGCCGCATCCGCCCCGGCGAGTTCGCCCCCGGGGCCGGGCCGCTCATCCTCCTGGATCTGCCCGACTTCGACTCGGTGGAGCCGGTCCACCGGGAGATCGCCACCCGTCTCGCCGGCCAGGTGGATGTGCTGGTGTGGGTGACCGACCCGGAGAAGTACGCCGACAGCATCATCCACGACCACTTCATCCGCCCCCACGCCTCCCACAGCGCGGTCACCCTGGCGGTGCTCAACAAGTCCGACCGTCTCTCCGACGCCGACCGCAAGGCGGTGAGCCGGTCCCTGGAGCAGCTGCTCAAGGACGACGGACTGAAGAAGGTCTCCGTGATCCCCACCTCCGCCAAAACCGGCTACGGCATCGGGGACCTGCGTTCGGCCATAGCCCGGATCGCCGCGGCACACTCGGCCCAGACCGCGCGCATCGAGGCGGACATCGCCACCGTCACCGCCCCGTGGGCCGGCCAGAAGCCGCTGAAGGCGGTGCCCGACTCGGCCAAGGAGTGGATGGACGGCCTGCTTGCCGACGCCGCCGGCTCCGACCGCCTCGCCGACATCACCGCCGCCGCCTACCGCAAGCGCCTGGGCCAGAAGACCGGCTGGCTGCTCACCTCGTGGATGCTGCGGCTGCGCCCCGACCCCCTCAAACGGCTGGGCCTGCGGGAGGAGGCCGACGACACCGGGGTGCACCGCTCCTCCATACCCGCGCTCGACGCGTCCGGGCGGGCGGTGGCCAACCGCGGAGTGCGCGGCTACGCCGCCGACGTCAGCGAGGGCCTGCCGGACCGGTGGACCAGCGCGGTCGTCGACCGCACCGAGACCATCATCGACTCGTTGCCCGAGGAGCTCGACCGCGCCGCCGCCCGCACCGAGCTGCCCGCCCAGCCCTCCCGCGCCTGGGGACTGTTCACCGTGGTCCAGTGGCTGGCCCTGCTCACCGCCCTGGTGGGCGTGATCTGGTTCCTGCTGGCGGCGTTCGTGCCTGGAGTGCTCCACCCGCTGCTGGACGAGGTGATCCCCACCGTCGAAGGCTGGCCCGTGCCCACGCTGCTCATCCTCGGCGGGCTGCTGACGGGCATCGTGCTGGGCATGTTCACCGCGGTGAACGGGCTGGCCATCGGATCGACGGTGAAGTGGCGGACCCGGCGCGCCCTGCGCAGGGAGGTCGCCGAGATCTCGGAGGAGAAGGTGGCCGCGCCGTTGCTGGAGATCCGGGAGCAGTACTCGCAGTTCCTCGACGCGATCCGCGTGGCGGCCGGGAAATAG
- the rpsQ gene encoding 30S ribosomal protein S17, with product MSEANVNENQKGVRKTRTGIVVSDKMQKTIVVELEDRKQHALYSKILRTSSKVKAHDEDEIAGVGDRVLISETRPLSKDKHFRLVEIVEKAK from the coding sequence ATGAGTGAGGCAAACGTGAACGAGAACCAGAAGGGTGTCCGCAAGACTCGCACCGGCATCGTGGTTTCTGACAAGATGCAGAAGACCATCGTCGTCGAGCTTGAGGACCGCAAGCAGCACGCCCTCTACAGCAAGATCCTGCGCACCAGCTCCAAGGTGAAGGCGCACGACGAGGACGAGATCGCCGGCGTCGGCGACCGCGTGCTCATCTCCGAGACCCGCCCGCTGTCCAAGGACAAGCACTTCCGTCTCGTGGAAATCGTCGAGAAGGCCAAGTAA